The following proteins are co-located in the Paenibacillus sp. FSL H8-0079 genome:
- a CDS encoding extracellular solute-binding protein, whose protein sequence is MYKRCLDITRWTFILFLAVSIPAGHTEGNSKQQHPQPDGQQIQLPSTIKRYSPPIEVSFVRETGDDIERMISQLPGETMLDNRWTRLYEKELGIQIHYDWIANGDVYSQKLGVSLAAGRFPDVVKVNPYQLRQLSNAGMIEDLTDVYQEHASPLTKRILEAEGRGAFDAATIEGKLMAIPESSSSIETAQYLWIRTDWLEQLGLRKPETMEDVLQVSKAFTYRDPDGNGEQDTYGLALTNHLWDPVMGAAGFMSGYGAFPNIWVKDADGNLTYGGIQPEVREALQVLQTMYFDGQFDPDFGYKNGSKAFRLVQDGRIGMLYGEQWASFMLQTTRATDTDVEWQAYPIAAKSGRDLKVPLRSNTGQYFAVKKGFSNPAVVVKLMNLHLETNWGDQAEYETYYNDDSRAVWMLSPVTPFPGNKNIDAYKQIRDARSTGDFSVLQNEALAIHKRIAAYESEGVDSGWGWKQTYGPSGAFSIADSYEKNGQLLYDQFTGGITDTMVDRQIILRDLQLEAYMNIIVGRPIDEFDQFVENWRKLGGDQITSEVNAWYKTNKPKER, encoded by the coding sequence ATGTATAAGAGATGTCTGGACATAACAAGATGGACCTTCATTCTGTTCCTTGCTGTATCTATACCAGCAGGTCATACCGAAGGGAATTCCAAACAACAACATCCGCAGCCAGATGGGCAGCAGATTCAACTTCCCTCTACGATCAAGAGGTATTCTCCACCCATAGAGGTCTCTTTTGTCAGGGAAACGGGAGATGACATTGAGCGAATGATTAGCCAGTTGCCTGGTGAGACGATGCTGGATAATCGCTGGACTCGTTTGTACGAGAAGGAGCTAGGTATTCAAATTCACTATGACTGGATTGCGAACGGAGATGTGTACAGTCAGAAGCTGGGGGTATCCCTTGCTGCAGGACGTTTCCCGGATGTGGTCAAAGTGAATCCATATCAACTTAGACAACTTAGCAACGCTGGAATGATCGAAGATTTAACCGATGTGTACCAAGAGCATGCTTCTCCACTTACGAAGAGAATATTGGAAGCAGAGGGTAGGGGAGCTTTCGACGCGGCAACCATTGAAGGCAAACTTATGGCGATTCCCGAATCATCTTCCTCCATTGAGACTGCGCAGTACCTGTGGATTAGAACCGATTGGTTGGAGCAACTGGGTCTGCGGAAGCCTGAAACGATGGAAGACGTGCTTCAAGTATCGAAAGCGTTTACATATAGAGATCCCGACGGGAACGGAGAGCAGGATACGTACGGACTGGCGCTAACGAATCACTTATGGGATCCCGTCATGGGAGCTGCAGGATTCATGTCCGGATATGGTGCCTTTCCTAATATATGGGTCAAAGATGCAGACGGCAACCTTACTTATGGAGGCATACAGCCTGAAGTTCGTGAGGCGCTGCAAGTACTGCAAACGATGTATTTTGACGGACAATTTGATCCGGATTTTGGTTACAAAAATGGCAGCAAGGCTTTTCGTTTGGTTCAGGATGGGAGAATAGGGATGCTCTACGGGGAACAGTGGGCATCCTTTATGCTTCAGACTACACGGGCTACAGATACAGATGTAGAATGGCAGGCATATCCCATTGCTGCGAAGTCAGGCAGAGACCTGAAGGTACCCCTCCGTTCTAACACAGGGCAATATTTTGCTGTAAAAAAAGGGTTCTCTAACCCGGCAGTTGTCGTGAAGCTCATGAATCTGCATCTGGAAACGAATTGGGGGGATCAGGCAGAGTACGAAACCTATTACAATGATGATTCCCGAGCCGTGTGGATGCTCTCACCAGTTACGCCTTTTCCCGGCAATAAAAATATAGATGCATACAAACAAATCCGTGATGCCAGAAGCACTGGAGACTTCTCTGTTCTCCAAAATGAGGCTCTCGCCATTCACAAACGGATTGCAGCCTATGAATCGGAAGGTGTGGATAGCGGCTGGGGTTGGAAACAAACCTATGGACCTTCGGGCGCTTTTAGCATTGCAGATTCTTACGAGAAGAACGGCCAACTCCTCTATGATCAGTTCACGGGCGGTATTACGGACACGATGGTTGATCGACAAATTATTCTCCGGGATCTTCAGCTTGAAGCTTATATGAACATTATTGTGGGTAGGCCAATAGATGAGTTTGATCAATTTGTAGAGAACTGGCGCAAGTTGGGCGGAGATCAGATTACATCGGAAGTTAACGCGTGGTATAAAACCAACAAGCCAAAGGAGCGCTAA
- a CDS encoding histidine kinase, producing the protein MDALIKIPAKSWFNSIFARLIITYLVFVLPLILLGVYLYHWSYDNASQEISLSTERRLNQYVVELNRELEWMELQQFDIVEDRKLNRLAILWDMMDQVERRDTLNYLSERLATFKNSTAYIKNVHVHIPTVDKSISATQGIDDFDKSSYQYFSSGIQGKGARFTVKEDTLNLSAVRLTGKRGEAPLFVIQVELDTEHFQNELTRLNLYPESSTFLIEDHTGHAITDKQQSSVILANYREHSVKGTLDGFRMKVGDTMYHVSQLHMDSLGLSVATYLPEEIVTRPLSKFYHWAWLFAITSFVAITAYLYSSYKLIHIPLLLLVKRFKKMEGGVLDVPIAHNRKDEFGFLYTRFNQMIENLQSLIDRDFKKTMMMQRAELKQLQSQINPHFLYNSFFILNSLARTGETERIEQFTNMLGEYFRFITRNETDHVQLKEEVEHSRIYTDIQQLRFSRRIKVDFGTLPAKMEHIHVPRLIIQPIIENAYEHSLEKNTDSGLLLIRFNLEDSHTEITVEDNGNELDEGHIQSLQQRMHKDGGTEEMTGLMNIHRRLVLTYGEGSGLFLSKSELQGLKVTIRIQWKEGESECIDC; encoded by the coding sequence GTGGATGCATTGATCAAGATCCCGGCTAAATCATGGTTTAACAGTATATTTGCGCGATTAATCATCACCTATCTGGTATTCGTGCTTCCCCTTATTCTTCTTGGCGTATATCTGTATCATTGGAGTTATGACAATGCAAGCCAGGAAATATCTTTGTCAACGGAGAGACGATTGAACCAATATGTCGTGGAATTGAACAGGGAACTGGAATGGATGGAGCTACAGCAGTTTGATATCGTCGAGGATCGAAAACTGAATCGTCTGGCCATTCTCTGGGACATGATGGATCAGGTTGAACGACGTGATACGTTGAATTATTTATCGGAACGGCTCGCTACTTTCAAAAACAGCACGGCTTACATCAAGAACGTTCATGTACATATCCCTACTGTCGACAAAAGTATATCCGCGACACAAGGCATCGATGATTTCGATAAGAGTTCATATCAATACTTCAGTTCAGGCATACAAGGAAAAGGTGCACGCTTCACTGTGAAAGAGGACACCCTGAACTTGAGTGCCGTCCGGTTGACAGGCAAGAGAGGAGAAGCGCCGCTTTTTGTCATTCAAGTGGAGCTGGATACCGAGCATTTTCAAAATGAACTCACGCGGCTTAACTTGTACCCGGAGAGTTCAACTTTTCTGATTGAGGACCACACGGGACATGCCATCACAGATAAGCAACAAAGTAGTGTTATTCTGGCGAATTACCGTGAGCATAGTGTAAAAGGTACACTTGATGGTTTTCGGATGAAGGTGGGGGACACCATGTATCATGTGAGTCAGTTGCATATGGACTCCCTGGGCCTGTCCGTAGCTACATATTTGCCTGAGGAAATTGTAACCAGACCACTTAGCAAGTTCTATCATTGGGCTTGGTTATTTGCCATTACATCATTTGTTGCAATCACGGCCTATCTCTATTCAAGCTACAAGCTGATCCACATTCCATTGTTATTGTTGGTGAAAAGATTCAAAAAAATGGAGGGAGGCGTGCTTGATGTTCCCATCGCTCACAATCGAAAGGACGAGTTTGGCTTCCTTTATACTCGTTTCAATCAGATGATTGAAAATCTTCAATCCCTGATCGACCGAGATTTCAAAAAAACAATGATGATGCAACGGGCCGAGTTGAAACAGCTCCAATCCCAAATTAATCCTCATTTTCTGTACAATAGCTTCTTTATTCTAAATTCACTTGCAAGAACAGGCGAAACAGAACGTATTGAGCAATTCACTAACATGCTTGGTGAGTATTTCAGGTTCATCACCCGGAATGAAACAGATCATGTCCAGTTGAAAGAGGAAGTGGAGCATTCACGAATCTATACGGATATTCAACAACTGCGATTTTCCAGACGAATCAAGGTCGATTTCGGGACACTGCCTGCCAAGATGGAACATATTCACGTTCCCAGGCTCATCATTCAACCCATTATTGAGAACGCGTATGAACACAGTCTGGAAAAGAATACGGATTCCGGTCTTCTACTCATCCGGTTTAATCTTGAAGATTCGCATACCGAGATCACGGTGGAGGACAACGGGAATGAGCTAGATGAGGGACACATCCAATCACTTCAACAGCGCATGCACAAGGACGGAGGTACGGAAGAAATGACTGGATTAATGAATATACACCGACGTCTGGTCCTGACGTATGGAGAAGGAAGTGGCCTTTTCCTGTCCAAAAGTGAACTTCAGGGATTAAAAGTTACGATTCGAATTCAGTGGAAGGAAGGGGAAAGCGAATGTATCGACTGTTAA
- a CDS encoding response regulator codes for MYRLLIVDDEEIITDSLYETFARHMPDRLDVCKAYSATEALSWMRRSRIDIVLTDIRMPGMSGLELTERIQSSWPNCRVIFLTGHSDFDYAYRAFQMSNVRYLLKTEGYDKVLSVVENVMEEIRQSHSMLDLLERSREVNSQLAVIQQEQYLRKLLQDCTAITSSPLVMQDELTKRDICLQVDSPVYLILGRFNNPPETGMELTQLQESVRIIGSSLMHEYTVYASVTDHYGDTIWLIQPKQEQEMANDKLVRFLEGTLELVQEACMESLGVSVAFSLSGRSCNWSELTKQYERLRLLQWMKIGDGVSMVLTDRRNDLPAGIPKESMRISNRIEIMSGYLETGRIQPFYDSFEELAGELLQQDITMERAIETYYHLALLLHSTMSRWGLHDKIPDQRSLLHLGEYTCMNDAVQYLYLVADELVRFKRSNEQERANVVIHALCSYVKENLEKDLSLVRLAELHHFNPSYLSRFFKQEMGINVSEFIDDCRIRRAKELLQNTNLMVREVSLQVGYEAAHSFTRLFKKLTGMTPQEYRESILVR; via the coding sequence ATGTATCGACTGTTAATTGTAGATGACGAGGAGATCATTACGGACAGTCTCTATGAAACGTTTGCCAGACATATGCCTGACCGACTTGACGTATGCAAGGCCTATTCCGCGACGGAAGCTTTGTCCTGGATGCGTAGATCAAGAATCGATATCGTTCTAACGGACATCCGCATGCCGGGGATGAGTGGTCTGGAACTGACCGAGCGGATTCAGAGCAGTTGGCCGAACTGTCGCGTCATTTTTCTGACAGGACATAGCGATTTTGATTATGCCTATCGAGCTTTTCAGATGTCCAATGTGCGTTATTTGCTCAAAACGGAAGGCTATGACAAGGTGCTGTCTGTTGTCGAAAATGTGATGGAAGAGATCCGGCAGAGTCACAGTATGCTTGATTTATTAGAACGATCTCGTGAAGTCAACTCCCAGCTTGCAGTGATTCAGCAAGAGCAATATTTGCGGAAGCTACTTCAGGATTGCACCGCAATCACATCTTCTCCGCTTGTAATGCAAGATGAATTAACGAAACGAGACATTTGTTTGCAAGTGGACTCGCCAGTCTATCTCATACTGGGGCGGTTCAATAATCCGCCAGAAACAGGAATGGAGCTCACACAACTCCAGGAATCTGTGCGCATTATTGGCTCCTCGCTAATGCATGAGTATACGGTGTACGCTAGTGTAACAGACCACTATGGGGATACGATCTGGCTGATTCAACCGAAGCAGGAGCAAGAGATGGCGAATGATAAGCTTGTGCGATTTCTGGAGGGCACATTGGAACTGGTACAGGAAGCTTGCATGGAATCCCTTGGCGTATCCGTTGCATTTTCACTAAGTGGGCGAAGCTGCAATTGGTCTGAATTAACCAAACAATATGAACGTCTGAGGTTGCTCCAGTGGATGAAAATTGGAGACGGTGTATCCATGGTACTCACGGATCGTCGCAATGATCTTCCGGCTGGTATACCCAAAGAATCCATGCGGATATCAAACCGGATCGAGATAATGTCAGGATATTTGGAAACGGGGCGAATCCAGCCATTTTACGATAGTTTTGAGGAGCTTGCAGGCGAACTTTTACAACAAGATATTACGATGGAACGTGCGATAGAGACTTACTACCATCTGGCATTATTATTGCATTCGACGATGAGTCGATGGGGGCTCCATGATAAAATTCCGGATCAACGAAGTTTGCTTCATTTGGGGGAGTATACCTGTATGAATGATGCTGTACAATATCTCTACCTTGTTGCCGACGAACTAGTCCGATTCAAGAGATCGAATGAACAAGAACGCGCTAACGTTGTGATTCATGCTTTGTGCAGTTATGTGAAGGAGAACCTGGAGAAAGATCTCTCTCTGGTGAGACTGGCTGAACTTCATCATTTTAACCCGTCCTATCTGTCGAGATTCTTCAAGCAGGAAATGGGAATTAACGTGTCAGAGTTCATTGATGACTGCAGAATACGGAGAGCCAAAGAGTTGCTTCAGAATACGAATCTCATGGTGCGTGAGGTTTCACTTCAAGTGGGGTACGAGGCGGCACATTCGTTTACTCGACTTTTCAAGAAACTAACGGGAATGACCCCGCAGGAATACCGAGAATCTATTCTGGTACGTTAG
- a CDS encoding helix-turn-helix domain-containing protein, whose protein sequence is MYDILLVDFSQRMCGEMQQLLQRSKSQYTVGNCVFSSSEAMSALSERDYSLVMVHTERFDTAGLWLCNDIRKISQIPILLTGGRDHFRLVRKALTYQVNDYLPHPVSPSTLLNSLHGLRSKLETDPAHTTSSFFKTPVQLNGKPMHSSHVIRIVKDYVREHLGDEITLKKISDMLHFNCAYLGQKFKLEEKMTFNDYMLEQRMEKAQQLLSSTNLRIYEIAVEVGYKDIDWFYKKFKMYAGSSPNAYRRQKIHSA, encoded by the coding sequence ATGTATGACATTTTACTTGTGGATTTCAGCCAACGTATGTGCGGCGAGATGCAACAGCTACTGCAACGTAGTAAATCACAATACACCGTTGGAAATTGTGTGTTCTCATCGTCTGAGGCTATGAGTGCATTGTCTGAACGAGATTATTCCCTTGTTATGGTCCATACCGAGAGATTCGATACCGCGGGTCTCTGGCTGTGCAACGATATTCGGAAGATAAGCCAGATCCCCATTCTTTTGACGGGTGGAAGAGATCACTTCAGACTCGTACGCAAAGCACTAACGTATCAAGTGAATGACTATCTACCGCATCCTGTAAGTCCCTCCACTTTGCTCAACAGTCTGCACGGGCTCAGATCCAAGCTTGAAACAGACCCTGCACATACAACGTCGTCGTTCTTCAAAACACCCGTTCAACTGAACGGCAAGCCCATGCATTCAAGTCATGTAATTCGTATTGTCAAAGACTATGTTCGGGAGCATCTGGGTGATGAAATCACGTTGAAGAAGATCTCTGACATGCTTCATTTTAACTGCGCGTACCTTGGACAGAAGTTCAAGCTGGAAGAAAAGATGACTTTCAATGATTACATGCTCGAGCAACGTATGGAAAAAGCCCAGCAGCTTCTGTCATCCACCAATCTGCGAATATATGAGATTGCTGTAGAAGTAGGCTATAAAGATATCGATTGGTTTTATAAAAAGTTCAAAATGTATGCCGGATCAAGTCCAAACGCCTATAGACGACAAAAAATCCACTCCGCTTAA
- a CDS encoding extracellular solute-binding protein — protein sequence MRKHKFMLLSLVFAVLLVIAACSSAPTAQPEPEKTTPQEEQKPAETEPKNENSTPEMDFDMGGRTIKVVAWWDMEIQGNNPDNIQRLENLEALKKKHNFNIEYASIDFGEYQEKVVASLMAGEPLGDLVRLGKNYAIPALTKQDLLWPVDDYIKNDKVFNQKTTKEYMQYEGKGYGFTEDQSSFINGIFYNRTLMQELGLKPLQEYVDADEWNWDTFISVAKQANKDRNNDGKLDTWGLAQTGLLEPILYSNEASLTKEDKQNLEDPKTKEALNFLSKLATEKVGRASEGGDWTEPSTFFRQGNTLMYSGAMYEVEGIMTDMQDYDIGFVPFPKGPSATAYHSGESRYQAITIPKAVENPEQLMYIWEKINEIESIYEYPGQSTLETHLTDEADINNAREVAEGMLVLDHNTFPSLPFWDFDGELKEGVSVSTLIEKYKAPFQAAIDEVYK from the coding sequence ATGAGAAAACACAAGTTCATGCTACTGAGCCTGGTATTTGCGGTCTTGTTGGTGATTGCTGCATGCAGTTCTGCACCTACCGCTCAACCCGAGCCGGAAAAGACAACACCACAGGAGGAACAAAAACCCGCGGAAACCGAGCCAAAGAATGAAAACTCCACGCCAGAAATGGACTTTGACATGGGTGGCAGAACGATCAAGGTTGTTGCTTGGTGGGACATGGAAATACAGGGGAATAACCCGGACAACATTCAACGTCTTGAGAATCTCGAAGCGCTGAAGAAAAAACACAACTTTAATATTGAATATGCTTCCATCGATTTTGGCGAATATCAGGAAAAGGTTGTTGCTTCCCTGATGGCTGGTGAACCGCTTGGCGATCTGGTGAGACTGGGCAAAAACTATGCCATTCCGGCATTGACCAAACAGGATCTGTTATGGCCGGTGGATGATTATATTAAAAACGACAAGGTATTCAACCAGAAAACAACCAAAGAATACATGCAGTATGAAGGCAAAGGTTACGGCTTTACCGAGGACCAGTCCTCGTTTATCAACGGAATTTTCTATAATCGCACACTCATGCAAGAGCTCGGCTTGAAGCCACTTCAAGAGTATGTGGATGCCGATGAATGGAACTGGGATACGTTCATCAGTGTTGCCAAGCAAGCGAACAAGGATCGAAACAATGATGGCAAGCTAGACACTTGGGGACTCGCTCAAACGGGCTTGCTGGAACCGATTCTGTATTCCAACGAGGCTTCTCTGACCAAAGAAGATAAGCAGAACCTGGAAGATCCAAAAACGAAAGAAGCGTTGAACTTCCTGTCCAAACTGGCTACCGAGAAGGTCGGCAGAGCTTCTGAGGGCGGCGATTGGACAGAGCCATCCACGTTCTTCCGTCAAGGCAACACCCTGATGTATTCAGGTGCCATGTACGAAGTCGAAGGTATTATGACGGATATGCAGGACTACGATATTGGTTTTGTACCGTTTCCAAAAGGTCCAAGTGCAACAGCGTATCACTCCGGTGAGTCACGTTACCAAGCTATAACGATTCCAAAAGCGGTAGAGAATCCAGAACAACTGATGTACATCTGGGAGAAAATTAATGAGATCGAGTCGATCTATGAGTATCCAGGACAATCCACACTGGAGACACATCTGACCGATGAAGCAGATATCAACAACGCCAGAGAGGTTGCGGAAGGTATGTTGGTTCTCGACCATAACACATTCCCGTCCTTGCCGTTCTGGGATTTTGATGGGGAACTCAAAGAAGGGGTATCCGTATCTACGCTGATCGAGAAATACAAGGCTCCTTTCCAGGCTGCGATTGATGAGGTTTACAAATAA
- a CDS encoding extracellular solute-binding protein: MRSRKKKGLILVLVLALVLSIWTLYPSRDRNRGTVHSLEDFEAVSGTEDSFSYEHYLTAHDNTAKPDEIVRIEGESYVQAEDGEFEVVQGYAGLDGNAVITPETGTIRWDVPVQVSGLYNIRIHYYPVEGKSSGIERRLELNGKVPFRGADILLFDRVWGNREDNVRQDDRGNELRPRQVEQPEWQLTSFKDSAGYFEEPFQFYFDKGNQQLSLTSLRESMAIDYIELYQESEVPSYAELEQTYASLGLKQAAPVILKVQGEEAVSKSSPTLAPISDRSSPSLEPYNVSKIRMNAIGGINWKLPGEWIEWEIDVPEGGLYQLALKVKQDQLRGIYATRSLTINGEVPFKELKRIRFNYSPAWQTQVLGSGEDKPYQFHLEKGKHRIRMTVTLGDIAPLLRTVESSVLELNEMYRKILMITSNSPDPLRDYQLERRIPEMTEVFERQADTLRSVADYLEKATGEQSDKVAVLHAMVLQLEDMAARPETVPKRLDTFKINVGGLGTWILSVREQPITLDYLVVSPPGESLPKAEASTVQQVKHELGAYVASYTEDYDSIGNVEQKKDAITVWITTGRDQAQVLKGMIDDSFTPDTDVSVQLRLVPPNILLPATLSGEGPDVAMQMGEDIPVNYAMRNATADLSQFPDFEEISGRFRESGLTPYRYNDGVYALPEQQHFPMLFYRKDILNELGIEPPKTWQDVYNTITVLQKHNMEFYLPIEDTLNNANLVPNSTFAMLLYQNDGTFYTEDQKKSALDSEISMDAFKRWTQFYTNYKFPLKADFPNRFRTGEMPIGIADYTTYNMLTVMAPEIRNLWDFTIVPGTQLPDGSIRHEVASATSAVMMLENADDKEAAWKFMKWWTDEQTQIEYGREMEGLMGAAARYPTANIEALKQLPWPVKDYQNLEKQWEWVQGIPQLPGGYFTGRHLDNAFRKVVNANENPREALSDYVLYIDDEIELKRKEFNLK, encoded by the coding sequence ATGCGGTCACGTAAGAAAAAGGGACTAATCCTGGTGCTTGTCCTGGCCTTGGTGCTCTCCATATGGACACTATATCCATCGCGGGATCGTAATCGGGGAACGGTACATTCGCTTGAGGACTTTGAGGCGGTATCGGGAACCGAGGATTCATTCAGTTATGAGCATTATCTGACTGCTCATGACAATACGGCCAAACCGGATGAAATTGTACGCATCGAAGGCGAATCTTATGTTCAGGCAGAGGATGGGGAATTTGAGGTTGTGCAAGGGTACGCCGGATTAGACGGAAATGCGGTAATTACGCCGGAAACTGGAACCATTCGCTGGGATGTTCCCGTTCAAGTGAGCGGTTTGTACAACATTCGCATTCACTATTATCCCGTAGAAGGTAAAAGCTCCGGGATCGAACGCAGGCTTGAGCTTAATGGTAAGGTCCCGTTCAGAGGGGCCGATATTCTTCTGTTTGACAGGGTATGGGGGAATCGCGAGGATAACGTCCGGCAGGACGATCGTGGCAACGAGCTTAGACCAAGACAAGTGGAGCAGCCCGAATGGCAACTGACTTCCTTCAAGGACAGTGCAGGGTACTTTGAGGAACCGTTTCAGTTTTATTTTGACAAAGGCAATCAGCAGTTATCGCTCACTTCATTAAGAGAGAGCATGGCGATTGATTATATCGAGTTGTATCAAGAAAGCGAAGTGCCGTCCTATGCAGAGCTGGAGCAGACCTATGCCTCACTCGGCTTGAAACAAGCCGCTCCTGTCATTCTGAAAGTACAGGGGGAGGAGGCTGTCAGCAAGTCATCTCCTACACTGGCACCGATCTCGGACCGATCAAGCCCTTCACTGGAGCCTTATAATGTATCGAAAATTCGGATGAACGCCATCGGGGGCATTAACTGGAAACTGCCGGGCGAATGGATTGAATGGGAAATAGATGTGCCTGAAGGCGGACTGTATCAACTGGCGCTTAAGGTGAAGCAGGATCAATTGCGTGGCATCTATGCCACCCGCAGTCTGACGATTAACGGTGAAGTTCCGTTTAAGGAATTGAAACGCATTCGATTTAACTACAGCCCGGCCTGGCAAACTCAGGTGTTGGGTTCGGGAGAGGATAAGCCATATCAGTTTCATCTTGAAAAAGGGAAACACCGAATCCGCATGACAGTTACACTTGGCGACATCGCTCCGCTGCTTCGGACGGTGGAATCCAGCGTGCTGGAACTGAATGAGATGTATCGCAAAATATTAATGATCACCTCCAACAGTCCGGACCCACTGCGGGATTACCAGCTGGAACGGCGCATTCCGGAGATGACGGAGGTGTTTGAACGACAAGCTGACACCTTGCGCTCCGTTGCAGATTACCTGGAAAAGGCCACGGGTGAGCAAAGTGACAAAGTGGCCGTATTGCACGCCATGGTACTGCAGCTTGAAGATATGGCGGCCAGACCCGAGACGGTTCCCAAACGGCTGGATACGTTCAAAATTAATGTAGGCGGTCTCGGTACGTGGATTCTATCGGTACGTGAACAGCCGATTACGCTGGACTACCTTGTCGTGTCTCCGCCGGGTGAATCTCTGCCAAAAGCGGAGGCAAGCACCGTCCAGCAGGTGAAGCACGAACTGGGCGCATATGTTGCCTCGTACACCGAAGATTACGACAGCATTGGTAACGTGGAACAAAAGAAGGATGCCATCACCGTATGGATCACGACTGGACGGGATCAAGCCCAAGTACTGAAAGGCATGATCGACGATTCGTTTACCCCGGATACGGATGTGTCCGTGCAGTTACGTCTCGTACCGCCTAATATTTTGCTGCCCGCAACGCTCTCGGGGGAAGGACCGGATGTAGCCATGCAGATGGGCGAAGACATTCCGGTGAACTATGCAATGAGGAATGCGACAGCGGATCTGAGCCAGTTCCCCGATTTCGAGGAAATTTCAGGCAGGTTCCGTGAAAGCGGATTGACACCTTACCGCTACAACGACGGGGTATATGCCCTTCCGGAGCAGCAGCATTTTCCAATGTTATTTTACCGCAAAGATATTCTGAATGAACTGGGCATTGAACCGCCGAAAACGTGGCAGGACGTATATAACACCATCACCGTGCTGCAGAAGCATAACATGGAGTTTTATCTGCCGATTGAGGATACGCTGAACAATGCCAATCTGGTTCCGAATTCAACTTTTGCCATGTTGTTATATCAGAATGACGGAACGTTCTACACCGAAGACCAGAAGAAAAGTGCACTGGATTCGGAGATTTCGATGGACGCTTTCAAACGATGGACGCAATTTTATACCAATTACAAGTTTCCACTCAAAGCCGACTTTCCGAATCGCTTCCGTACCGGGGAAATGCCAATCGGGATTGCTGATTACACTACGTATAACATGCTGACGGTTATGGCACCGGAAATCCGTAATCTCTGGGACTTTACGATTGTTCCGGGTACACAGCTTCCGGATGGCTCCATACGGCACGAAGTGGCCAGCGCAACAAGCGCGGTGATGATGCTCGAAAATGCCGACGACAAGGAAGCGGCGTGGAAGTTCATGAAGTGGTGGACTGATGAGCAGACCCAGATTGAATACGGGAGAGAAATGGAAGGCCTTATGGGAGCGGCTGCCCGTTACCCGACGGCCAATATCGAAGCCTTGAAGCAATTGCCTTGGCCTGTGAAGGATTATCAAAATCTCGAGAAACAATGGGAATGGGTACAGGGAATCCCGCAGCTTCCCGGAGGTTACTTCACGGGACGACATCTGGACAACGCTTTCCGCAAGGTGGTCAATGCTAATGAAAATCCGCGTGAAGCCTTATCGGACTATGTGTTGTACATTGATGATGAAATAGAGTTGAAACGCAAGGAATTTAATCTGAAATAG